One window from the genome of Hyphomonas neptunium ATCC 15444 encodes:
- the mnmE gene encoding tRNA uridine-5-carboxymethylaminomethyl(34) synthesis GTPase MnmE, whose amino-acid sequence MAARDTICALASGPPPSAIAIIRISGPAVAEIGKSLLASGLPEPKRAALTYIYDSDGALIDQGIALYANAPHSYTGEDTLELYLHGGPAVIDHALRGLTAIAGVRLAEPGEFTRRAFENGKLDLTEAEGVADIIEAETGAQKAQALRQLGGGLTEIYDGWREELTGTLALIEVMIDFPDEGDVPEDTARPILSRLEKIMSEIETALGDRGVGERIRDGFRVAIVGPPNAGKSSILNRLARREAAIVTDIAGTTRDVVEVRLVLGGQVVWIADTAGLRETEDVVEAEGVRRARRAAAEADLRIHVIDGTDPSPPPEQVETQDIIVFNKADQRPAILAPDGALPISVITGEGIDKLESWIAAFVSRRASSVEAPVITRARHREKLVAGLASLTAARDALVSDMGAELAGEDVRMALRQLSSVIGRVDVEDVLGAVFSKFCIGK is encoded by the coding sequence ATGGCCGCGCGCGACACAATCTGCGCTCTGGCTTCCGGCCCGCCGCCCTCGGCCATTGCCATTATCCGGATTTCCGGTCCCGCAGTTGCGGAGATCGGAAAGTCGCTTTTGGCGTCAGGCCTGCCCGAACCCAAACGCGCGGCGCTGACATATATATATGACTCTGATGGCGCGCTGATTGACCAGGGCATCGCACTCTATGCCAACGCGCCCCATTCCTATACGGGCGAAGACACGCTTGAACTCTACCTTCATGGCGGACCGGCGGTCATAGACCATGCCCTCCGTGGGCTGACGGCCATAGCTGGCGTGCGCCTGGCAGAGCCTGGAGAGTTCACCCGCCGCGCGTTTGAAAATGGCAAACTCGACCTCACCGAGGCTGAAGGTGTCGCCGACATCATCGAGGCGGAAACCGGTGCCCAGAAGGCGCAGGCACTCCGCCAGCTCGGAGGCGGGCTCACCGAAATTTACGATGGCTGGCGGGAGGAACTGACCGGCACGCTCGCCCTTATCGAAGTGATGATCGACTTCCCCGATGAGGGCGATGTGCCCGAGGACACCGCGCGGCCCATCCTCTCTCGGCTCGAAAAGATCATGAGCGAAATTGAAACGGCGTTGGGCGACCGGGGTGTCGGTGAGCGTATCCGGGACGGATTCCGCGTCGCAATTGTCGGCCCACCAAATGCCGGCAAGTCCTCCATCCTCAATCGCCTCGCCCGTCGCGAAGCCGCCATTGTCACGGACATCGCCGGCACTACGCGCGACGTTGTCGAGGTCCGGCTCGTCCTGGGCGGACAGGTTGTCTGGATCGCCGACACGGCGGGTCTGCGTGAGACCGAAGACGTGGTTGAGGCAGAAGGTGTTCGCCGGGCGCGCCGCGCCGCTGCGGAGGCTGATCTGCGTATCCATGTCATCGATGGGACAGACCCCTCCCCTCCCCCGGAGCAGGTCGAGACCCAGGACATCATCGTGTTCAACAAGGCCGATCAACGCCCGGCAATTCTTGCGCCCGATGGCGCGCTGCCCATTTCGGTCATAACGGGCGAAGGTATCGATAAACTAGAATCCTGGATCGCCGCGTTCGTATCCCGGCGGGCCTCCTCGGTCGAAGCGCCGGTCATCACGCGGGCGCGTCACCGCGAAAAGCTGGTTGCCGGGCTGGCAAGTCTGACGGCGGCGCGTGACGCGCTGGTTTCGGACATGGGCGCCGAACTTGCCGGCGAAGACGTTCGCATGGCGCTTCGCCAGCTCTCCTCCGTCATCGGCCGTGTCGATGTAGAGGATGTTCTGGGCGCGGTCTTTTCCAAATTCTGCATCGGAAAATGA
- the rho gene encoding transcription termination factor Rho: MASTMLDNLTSVTLRELKAKSPEELLAYAEELEVENASSMRTQDMLFAILKELADSEVEITGQGVLEVLTDGFGFLRSPESNYLPGPDDIYVSPEVLKKANIRTGDTVEGPIVAPQDSERYFALTDVSQINFEEPEKANKKVHFDNLTPLYPEQRLKMESRDPTKKDRSGRVIDIVSPIGKGQRALIVAPPRTGKTVLMQNIAAAIEENHPECYLIVLLIDERPEEVTDMRRTVKGEVVASTFDEPATRHVQVAEMVIEKAKRLVEHKRDVVILLDSITRLGRAYNTTVPSSGKVLTGGVDANALQRPKRFFGAARNVENGGSLTIVATALIDTGSRMDEVIFEEFKGTGNSEVVLDRKIADKRTFPAIDIMKSGTRKEELITPHDQLSKIYILRRILGPMGANDAVDFLLDKLKQTKTNDEFFEAMKN; this comes from the coding sequence ATGGCTTCCACGATGCTCGACAACCTCACCAGCGTGACTCTGCGCGAACTCAAGGCGAAATCGCCTGAAGAACTTCTCGCCTATGCAGAGGAGCTTGAGGTCGAGAACGCCTCCTCCATGCGGACGCAGGATATGCTGTTCGCGATCCTCAAGGAGCTGGCTGACAGCGAAGTCGAGATCACGGGCCAGGGCGTTCTGGAAGTTCTGACCGACGGGTTCGGCTTCCTCCGCTCCCCGGAATCCAACTACCTGCCAGGGCCGGACGACATCTATGTCAGCCCGGAAGTTCTGAAGAAGGCGAACATCCGCACCGGCGATACCGTCGAAGGCCCGATTGTCGCGCCGCAGGACAGCGAGCGGTATTTTGCGCTGACCGATGTCAGCCAGATCAATTTCGAGGAACCGGAAAAGGCCAACAAGAAGGTTCACTTCGACAACCTCACCCCTCTTTATCCGGAACAGCGCCTCAAGATGGAGAGCCGCGACCCGACCAAGAAGGACCGTTCCGGCCGGGTGATCGACATTGTCTCGCCGATCGGCAAAGGCCAGCGCGCATTGATCGTTGCCCCGCCGCGCACCGGTAAAACGGTTCTCATGCAGAACATTGCTGCGGCGATCGAAGAGAACCACCCCGAATGTTATCTCATCGTTCTTCTGATCGATGAGCGTCCCGAAGAAGTTACCGACATGCGCCGCACGGTGAAGGGCGAAGTTGTTGCCTCGACCTTTGACGAGCCTGCCACCCGCCACGTTCAGGTTGCAGAAATGGTCATCGAGAAGGCGAAGCGCCTTGTTGAGCACAAGCGTGACGTTGTCATCCTGCTCGACTCGATCACCCGTCTGGGCCGCGCCTACAACACGACCGTTCCCTCCTCCGGCAAGGTTCTGACCGGCGGTGTGGATGCCAATGCGCTCCAGCGCCCTAAACGCTTTTTCGGCGCCGCGCGGAATGTCGAGAATGGTGGCTCGCTCACCATCGTTGCCACCGCGCTGATCGATACCGGCAGCCGCATGGACGAAGTCATCTTCGAGGAATTCAAAGGCACGGGTAACTCCGAAGTCGTCCTCGACCGGAAGATTGCCGACAAGCGGACCTTCCCGGCCATCGACATCATGAAGTCGGGCACCCGGAAAGAAGAACTCATCACCCCGCACGACCAGCTCTCGAAGATCTATATCCTTCGCCGTATTCTTGGCCCGATGGGCGCCAACGATGCCGTCGACTTCCTGCTCGACAAGCTGAAGCAGACGAAGACGAACGACGAATTCTTCGAAGCGATGAAGAACTAG
- a CDS encoding CopD family protein, translating into MDLYNWLKAGHVIFVVALMAALLVYPRYKIHQLSSTPGEPLFEAMKKSSGQLRMIILNPSLILVWLFGLGMVFVDWQRGGQLYLEGWFHAKLLLVLTLSGMHGYFIGVGKKVDNVTGTVQAKTLRMLNEIPFLLLIAIAILVIVKPF; encoded by the coding sequence GTGGATCTGTATAACTGGCTGAAGGCTGGCCATGTCATTTTTGTCGTCGCTTTGATGGCAGCCCTGCTTGTTTATCCCCGCTACAAAATCCACCAGCTCTCCAGCACGCCGGGAGAGCCCCTTTTTGAAGCGATGAAAAAATCGTCCGGCCAGTTGAGAATGATCATTCTCAATCCGAGCCTCATCCTCGTCTGGCTGTTCGGTTTGGGAATGGTGTTTGTCGACTGGCAGCGCGGTGGGCAGCTGTACCTGGAAGGGTGGTTTCACGCGAAACTGCTTCTCGTGCTCACTCTTTCCGGCATGCACGGATATTTCATCGGCGTCGGCAAAAAGGTCGATAACGTAACCGGCACGGTCCAGGCGAAGACGCTGCGGATGCTGAACGAGATCCCTTTCCTTTTGTTGATCGCGATTGCGATCCTGGTGATCGTGAAGCCTTTCTGA
- the hemH gene encoding ferrochelatase: MGRRIAVVLFNLGGPDTGNDVQPFLKNLFRDPAIIRAPLPVRWLVARLISTLRAPVVKQNYAMMDAGGGSPLLRETKKQADALQAELAKKLPGDEVRCFIAMRYWHPFTEEAAAEVQKWGADEVVLLPLYPQFSTTTTGSSLSAWHKAYKGKSRTICCYPFEENFVSAHVDQIMAAWERAGRPGNVNLLLSAHGLPESVVKSGDPYQWQCEALAEMIAGRVPADWEVSVCYQSRVGPMKWIGPPTEEEIARISDQGRNILIAPIAFVSEHIETLVELGEEYRLVAEKHGAASYTRVEALGVHPGFISTLTGEVLAALGMKETIRSCAGGRLCPSGWSGCPQAELKQKAGVRITETAG, from the coding sequence ATGGGCCGCCGGATTGCTGTGGTGCTGTTCAATCTGGGGGGACCAGATACAGGGAACGATGTTCAGCCTTTCCTGAAAAATTTATTCCGTGATCCCGCCATCATCCGGGCACCCTTACCGGTCCGCTGGCTGGTTGCCCGGTTAATTTCTACCTTGCGCGCGCCAGTCGTGAAGCAAAACTATGCCATGATGGATGCTGGCGGCGGATCTCCCCTGCTCCGGGAAACGAAGAAGCAAGCCGACGCCCTTCAGGCAGAGCTCGCCAAAAAGCTGCCCGGCGATGAAGTCCGCTGTTTTATCGCCATGCGCTACTGGCACCCATTCACGGAAGAAGCCGCCGCTGAGGTCCAGAAATGGGGCGCGGACGAAGTCGTGCTGCTGCCGCTCTATCCGCAGTTTTCGACCACCACGACGGGGTCTTCCCTCTCCGCCTGGCATAAAGCCTATAAGGGCAAAAGCCGCACGATCTGCTGCTATCCGTTTGAAGAAAACTTCGTCTCCGCACATGTCGATCAGATCATGGCTGCGTGGGAACGTGCCGGCCGTCCGGGAAACGTAAACCTGCTCCTGTCGGCGCATGGTCTGCCCGAGAGCGTCGTTAAATCAGGTGACCCGTATCAGTGGCAGTGTGAAGCGCTGGCCGAAATGATTGCGGGCCGCGTACCGGCCGATTGGGAGGTGAGCGTCTGCTACCAGTCCCGTGTTGGCCCCATGAAATGGATCGGGCCACCGACCGAAGAAGAGATTGCCCGCATTTCAGACCAGGGCCGTAATATATTGATTGCGCCGATCGCTTTTGTTTCGGAGCACATCGAGACACTGGTTGAACTGGGCGAAGAATACCGGCTGGTCGCAGAAAAACATGGCGCCGCCAGTTATACGCGAGTTGAAGCGCTTGGTGTGCATCCGGGATTTATCAGCACGCTGACGGGCGAAGTCCTGGCGGCGCTCGGGATGAAAGAAACCATCCGCTCCTGCGCGGGCGGGCGTCTCTGCCCGTCTGGTTGGAGTGGGTGCCCGCAGGCCGAATTGAAACAGAAAGCCGGCGTGCGCATTACTGAAACCGCCGGCTGA